A genomic region of Deinococcus sp. KSM4-11 contains the following coding sequences:
- a CDS encoding LptA/OstA family protein — translation MAFPRRSTAALLTLALLGGPLTGVLPLARAQQTASPADQAAPATSPAAPAPAATPTDTTAPDTASPDAGSENASLELVRKGQKDGKERRIRIVRTGTSDETGIFTVCSPQDGDPENAPNIAVFSETGKGGIEITIDKNLIRVPLAVVTQQQPKEGQDGSDGRVEASAGTAQFLDAAPAGATDRLSKCGVQATPKPAPDTVFVTQGKTELKGQSLVYDETDGIARIDGPITFNRPNQTDPLTGKSDKIEVDVDQEKTTLVGNVVLNSAGGRVSRAARVEYDDTRNLARLIGTPDQPAQSVKGGDTLTAGMILYDLDRNEVYAVKAEGGTITGEFQDGDTGTDTAQGGSTPSTTPTTTPPGSTSPP, via the coding sequence ATGGCCTTTCCCCGGCGATCCACGGCCGCCCTCCTGACGCTGGCGCTGCTGGGTGGCCCGCTGACGGGCGTGTTGCCGCTCGCGCGCGCGCAGCAGACGGCCTCGCCGGCGGACCAGGCGGCCCCGGCAACCTCTCCTGCGGCGCCCGCCCCGGCCGCCACGCCCACCGACACAACCGCGCCCGATACGGCGTCACCGGATGCCGGGTCGGAGAACGCCAGCCTGGAACTGGTGCGCAAGGGCCAGAAGGACGGCAAGGAACGCCGCATCCGGATCGTGCGGACCGGCACCAGCGATGAAACGGGCATCTTCACGGTCTGCAGTCCGCAAGACGGCGACCCTGAGAATGCACCGAACATCGCCGTATTCAGCGAGACGGGCAAGGGCGGCATCGAGATCACCATCGACAAGAACCTGATCCGCGTGCCGCTCGCGGTGGTCACGCAGCAGCAACCCAAGGAGGGGCAGGACGGCAGTGACGGCCGCGTGGAGGCCAGCGCCGGCACCGCCCAGTTCCTAGATGCCGCGCCGGCGGGGGCCACGGACCGACTCTCGAAGTGCGGCGTTCAGGCCACGCCGAAGCCCGCGCCGGACACGGTGTTCGTCACGCAGGGCAAGACCGAACTGAAGGGCCAGTCGCTCGTGTACGACGAGACCGACGGGATCGCCCGGATCGACGGGCCGATCACCTTCAACCGCCCCAACCAGACGGATCCGCTGACCGGCAAGAGCGACAAGATCGAGGTGGACGTCGATCAGGAGAAGACGACGCTGGTCGGGAACGTCGTGCTGAACTCGGCCGGTGGGCGGGTCAGCCGGGCCGCCCGCGTCGAGTACGACGACACCCGCAACCTCGCGCGCCTGATCGGCACGCCGGATCAGCCGGCCCAGAGCGTGAAGGGCGGCGATACCCTGACAGCAGGGATGATCCTCTACGACCTCGACCGTAACGAGGTGTACGCCGTGAAGGCCGAGGGCGGCACCATCACCGGCGAATTCCAGGACGGCGACACCGGCACGGACACCGCTCAGGGCGGTTCCACCCCTTCGACTACGCCGACGACCACTCCGCCAGGCTCGACCTCGCCGCCCTGA
- a CDS encoding L-lactate dehydrogenase: MKVGVVGAGLVGATAAYAMVLRGSCSELLLTDLDPARAQAEAQDIAHASPVSHGTRVGSGALAELAGSRVVVVAAGANQQPGESRLALLGRNAAIFRTLLPQVAAAAPDAALLIATNPVDVLTDLTARLLPGRAVLGSGTVLDSARLRWLTAEHAGVDATHVHGAVLGEHGDSEVIAWSSVTVAGLPVAAFMAARQRPWTPEIQAEIEAGTRGAAASIFQGKRATYYGIGAALARITERILADRRAILTVSVPTEAFGVSLSLPRIVGAAGVIDTVMPELTPAEGQALEASAGVLRAARSSLAEWSSA, from the coding sequence GTGAAAGTCGGCGTGGTCGGGGCGGGTCTGGTGGGCGCGACGGCCGCGTACGCCATGGTGCTGCGCGGTTCGTGCAGTGAACTGCTGCTCACGGACCTCGATCCAGCCCGCGCGCAAGCGGAAGCGCAGGACATCGCGCACGCCAGCCCGGTCAGTCACGGCACCCGCGTCGGGAGCGGTGCCCTGGCCGAGCTGGCGGGCAGCCGCGTGGTGGTCGTCGCGGCGGGGGCTAACCAGCAGCCCGGCGAGTCCCGGCTGGCCCTTCTGGGCCGCAATGCGGCGATCTTCCGAACCCTGCTGCCGCAGGTGGCGGCCGCCGCCCCGGACGCCGCGCTACTGATCGCTACGAATCCGGTGGATGTCCTGACCGACCTGACCGCGCGGCTGCTGCCGGGCCGCGCGGTGCTGGGATCCGGCACGGTGCTCGACAGCGCCCGCCTGCGCTGGCTGACCGCCGAGCACGCTGGCGTGGATGCGACGCACGTCCACGGAGCGGTGCTGGGCGAGCACGGCGATTCGGAGGTCATCGCGTGGAGTTCCGTGACGGTGGCCGGCCTGCCCGTAGCCGCGTTCATGGCCGCCCGGCAGCGGCCCTGGACGCCGGAGATCCAGGCCGAGATCGAGGCGGGCACGCGGGGCGCGGCGGCCTCGATCTTTCAGGGCAAGCGCGCCACGTATTACGGGATTGGTGCGGCCCTGGCCCGCATCACGGAACGTATTCTGGCCGACCGGCGCGCGATCCTGACCGTCAGCGTGCCCACCGAGGCCTTCGGCGTGAGCCTGAGCCTGCCGCGCATCGTCGGCGCAGCGGGCGTGATCGACACGGTCATGCCCGAGCTGACCCCCGCCGAGGGGCAGGCCCTGGAAGCCAGTGCGGGCGTGCTCAGGGCGGCGAGGTCGAGCCTGGCGGAGTGGTCGTCGGCGTAG
- a CDS encoding universal stress protein, with protein MTQTPSSFQKILVGVDFSDASRLALQTARTRFPGAQLKLAHVTDARAGVTPDLMGGVTPTMPDPSLLDALEDADAGVMSRLVQPGEETVQLVGDPLTGILDAAEAWGADLIVVGTHQQGLLEHFLLGSTAEKLVARSRIPVLTVRHG; from the coding sequence ATGACGCAGACCCCCTCCTCCTTCCAGAAGATCCTCGTGGGCGTGGACTTCTCCGACGCTTCCCGGCTGGCGCTCCAGACGGCCCGCACCCGCTTTCCCGGCGCTCAGCTGAAGCTCGCGCACGTCACGGACGCCCGCGCCGGAGTCACGCCGGATCTGATGGGTGGCGTGACTCCCACCATGCCCGATCCGTCGCTGCTGGACGCACTGGAGGACGCCGACGCGGGCGTCATGTCGCGGCTGGTGCAGCCGGGCGAGGAGACCGTGCAGCTGGTCGGCGATCCCCTGACCGGCATCCTGGACGCCGCCGAGGCCTGGGGCGCGGACCTGATCGTGGTGGGCACGCACCAGCAGGGCCTGCTGGAACACTTCCTGCTGGGCAGCACGGCCGAGAAACTGGTGGCCCGCAGCCGCATTCCGGTGCTGACGGTTCGCCACGGCTGA
- a CDS encoding M12 family metallopeptidase: MIHVPFRPALRPLLALAFVAGSAAAQENIGKTSAPLSVQQSSLWPSAQIGVCWENPGNDLAERGWVHDAVQRTWEAASAVRFIGWGKCAANSRGIRIQIIDNRSHTTALGTGIDGVQNGMQLNFTFMNFSTSCQKTRQYCIQAIAAHEFGHALGIAHEQNRSDRFDCDQDHQGTEPDWTVTPYDKVSIMNYCNPNWNGNGQLSDLDKIGVNVLYGKGSTPVPGSSPEIADYPTFNLEQFETMYVTPQGALGLVWKVNNSWWKGPITLSGPGLLPQGARISMVAYPLNNQLEAFYAANDGAIYVTYKAKNGAWSNPIRLTAPNTIRPGGDLHAAFYPLNNQLEVLYLGNDGALHVLWKAQNGAWNAPGTISPANQGPSGGGVSVVFNPQGNQFEAMFAGNDGAIRLAYKAQNGAWVPPGAISAANVTTPGARITLTYYPLNNQLEGFFVDNRGQVNVIWKAQNGRWNPPAAITPPQTGVPGRSIVASFYPLNNQLEVATVGPNGAVNLTWKAQNGRWNGPIAISNPGAATPGSPLAMRYQTMSNQLEIFYTDPSGLLNLIFKAQNRAWNAPFRL, encoded by the coding sequence ATGATCCATGTTCCGTTCCGTCCGGCCCTCCGCCCTCTCCTGGCCTTGGCGTTCGTCGCCGGCAGCGCGGCGGCCCAGGAGAACATCGGCAAGACCAGCGCGCCTCTCAGCGTCCAGCAGTCCAGCCTGTGGCCCTCGGCACAGATCGGCGTGTGCTGGGAGAACCCCGGCAACGACCTCGCCGAACGCGGCTGGGTGCACGACGCGGTGCAGCGCACCTGGGAAGCCGCGTCCGCCGTGCGCTTCATCGGCTGGGGCAAGTGCGCCGCGAACTCACGCGGCATCCGCATCCAGATCATCGACAACCGCTCGCATACCACGGCACTCGGCACGGGCATCGACGGCGTGCAGAACGGCATGCAGCTGAATTTCACCTTCATGAACTTCAGTACCAGTTGCCAGAAGACCCGCCAGTACTGCATCCAGGCCATCGCCGCGCACGAGTTCGGGCACGCGCTCGGCATCGCACACGAGCAGAACCGTTCCGACCGGTTCGACTGCGACCAGGACCATCAGGGTACCGAGCCCGACTGGACCGTGACGCCCTACGACAAGGTCTCGATCATGAACTACTGCAACCCGAACTGGAACGGGAACGGGCAGCTCAGCGACCTCGACAAGATCGGCGTGAACGTCCTGTACGGCAAGGGGAGCACGCCGGTTCCTGGCAGCAGCCCTGAGATCGCCGATTACCCTACCTTCAACCTCGAACAGTTCGAGACGATGTATGTCACGCCCCAGGGGGCGCTGGGCCTGGTGTGGAAGGTCAACAACTCGTGGTGGAAGGGCCCGATCACGCTGTCGGGGCCTGGCTTGCTGCCGCAGGGCGCCCGCATCTCGATGGTCGCCTACCCGCTGAACAACCAGCTCGAGGCGTTCTACGCGGCCAACGACGGCGCGATCTACGTGACGTACAAGGCGAAGAACGGCGCGTGGTCGAACCCCATCCGCCTGACCGCCCCGAACACCATCCGCCCCGGAGGTGACCTGCACGCCGCGTTCTACCCGCTGAACAACCAGCTGGAGGTGCTGTACCTCGGCAACGACGGCGCCCTGCACGTGCTGTGGAAGGCCCAGAACGGCGCCTGGAACGCTCCGGGCACCATCAGTCCGGCCAACCAGGGACCGTCGGGCGGGGGCGTGAGCGTGGTGTTCAATCCGCAGGGCAACCAGTTCGAGGCGATGTTCGCCGGCAACGACGGGGCCATCCGGCTGGCATACAAGGCCCAGAACGGCGCGTGGGTGCCGCCGGGGGCGATCTCGGCGGCGAACGTCACCACGCCCGGCGCGCGGATCACCCTGACCTATTACCCGCTGAACAACCAGCTCGAGGGCTTCTTCGTGGACAACCGCGGGCAGGTGAACGTGATCTGGAAGGCCCAGAACGGCCGGTGGAACCCGCCCGCCGCCATCACGCCTCCGCAGACCGGCGTGCCCGGCCGCAGCATCGTGGCGTCCTTCTACCCGCTCAACAACCAGCTGGAGGTCGCCACGGTCGGCCCCAACGGCGCCGTGAACCTGACGTGGAAGGCCCAGAACGGCAGGTGGAACGGGCCCATCGCGATCTCGAACCCTGGCGCGGCCACGCCCGGCAGCCCGCTGGCGATGCGCTACCAGACCATGTCCAACCAGCTGGAGATCTTCTACACGGACCCGTCTGGCCTGCTGAACCTGATCTTCAAGGCGCAGAACCGCGCGTGGAACGCACCCTTCCGGCTCTGA
- a CDS encoding C1 family peptidase has translation MSSRHTLMFTLSVALTALLSACGGGSTPDPSLQAFFQTQPSFDDNVPAGAQTITPQEFRTLVQGGATAITPEDLAREAAAQKAQDDQDTLDATQYIGQFPEFGNLLSGPDASAINADGDHRLLVDTAGGAKAVTLLGNAFGRASLATHARTFPTRDNQARLYTQLYPDLQQALGFSPTQLGLPSPDSVTSLDQAAIVRYNKALGDVLINDRASIANLKYLLDPANLEVGAADQLDRTQTGACEAPTATGIYKNFDWPLKNLTTTVKDQGQRGTCWAFATVAALEAEIARRDHKLVNLSEQDYAANRFITWAPRTYGDGGDPIYIAQKASAANYTFALEKGWQYNKSNSRQSNDKTQTYTHSCDGYQDATHHVGPCSDTNFQGYLLTVPFGGHVYVIRSLPNTGSPSGYRMQSPTDFWDQGDKDRSMVILLLRSVLGHPTTITLDMRYVKPTANSAPSLSNMNPDANGYATRQTMQKKADGTDDFELDHVMTVTGFISSQNLHQTVPSAPIADDYGYFIVKNSWGDCWGDQGYVYLPWTWVSTFVGQASTGILPQ, from the coding sequence ATGTCCAGTCGTCATACCCTGATGTTCACGCTATCCGTCGCCCTGACGGCCCTGCTCTCCGCGTGTGGTGGCGGCAGCACACCCGATCCGAGCCTCCAGGCGTTCTTCCAGACCCAGCCGAGCTTCGATGACAACGTGCCGGCGGGCGCGCAGACGATCACGCCGCAGGAATTCCGGACGCTGGTGCAGGGCGGCGCGACCGCGATCACGCCAGAGGACCTGGCCCGCGAGGCCGCCGCCCAGAAGGCCCAGGACGACCAGGACACCCTGGACGCCACGCAGTACATCGGCCAGTTCCCGGAATTCGGGAATCTGCTGAGTGGCCCGGACGCCTCGGCCATCAACGCGGATGGCGATCACCGCCTCCTAGTCGATACGGCGGGCGGCGCCAAAGCCGTGACGCTGCTCGGGAACGCGTTCGGGCGGGCCAGTCTGGCCACGCACGCCCGCACCTTCCCCACCCGTGACAACCAAGCGCGGCTGTACACCCAGCTGTACCCGGACCTGCAACAGGCGCTGGGGTTCTCTCCTACGCAGCTGGGGCTGCCCTCCCCGGACAGCGTGACCAGCCTCGATCAGGCGGCGATCGTGCGCTACAACAAGGCGCTCGGTGACGTCCTGATCAATGACCGCGCCTCCATCGCCAATCTGAAATACCTGCTCGACCCGGCGAACCTTGAGGTGGGGGCGGCAGACCAGCTCGACCGCACGCAGACCGGGGCCTGCGAAGCGCCGACGGCCACAGGCATCTACAAGAACTTCGACTGGCCGCTCAAGAACCTCACGACCACCGTGAAGGATCAGGGGCAGCGCGGCACCTGCTGGGCCTTCGCGACCGTCGCGGCCCTCGAAGCCGAGATCGCCCGGCGTGACCACAAGCTCGTGAACCTCTCCGAGCAGGATTACGCCGCGAACCGCTTCATCACCTGGGCCCCGCGCACCTACGGGGACGGCGGCGATCCCATCTACATCGCGCAGAAGGCCAGCGCCGCGAACTACACCTTCGCGCTGGAGAAGGGCTGGCAATACAACAAGAGCAACAGCCGCCAGTCGAACGACAAGACCCAGACTTACACGCACTCCTGCGACGGCTACCAGGACGCCACCCACCACGTCGGGCCGTGCTCGGACACGAACTTCCAGGGCTACCTGCTGACCGTCCCCTTCGGCGGCCACGTGTACGTGATTCGCAGCCTGCCGAACACCGGCAGCCCGAGCGGCTACCGCATGCAGTCGCCCACCGACTTCTGGGATCAGGGCGACAAGGATCGGTCGATGGTGATCCTGCTGCTGCGCTCCGTGCTGGGCCACCCGACGACCATCACACTCGACATGCGTTACGTGAAACCCACCGCGAACAGCGCTCCGTCGCTGTCCAACATGAACCCGGACGCGAACGGGTACGCGACCCGCCAGACCATGCAGAAGAAGGCCGACGGCACCGACGACTTCGAGCTGGATCACGTGATGACCGTCACGGGCTTCATCTCCAGCCAGAACCTGCACCAGACCGTGCCCTCGGCCCCCATCGCGGACGATTACGGGTACTTCATCGTGAAGAACTCCTGGGGCGACTGCTGGGGCGACCAGGGCTACGTGTACCTGCCGTGGACGTGGGTGAGCACCTTCGTGGGACAGGCCAGCACCGGCATCCTGCCGCAGTAA
- a CDS encoding zinc ribbon domain-containing protein: MTGVNRGVTYRLCPRCGRTLPSHSEERYCPHDGTRLVGQCPACHADITSPYARYCTRCGRNLITPGGETT, from the coding sequence ATGACTGGGGTGAACCGGGGGGTCACGTACAGATTGTGTCCGAGGTGCGGGCGCACGCTGCCCAGTCACAGTGAGGAGCGGTACTGCCCGCACGACGGCACGCGGCTGGTCGGACAGTGCCCGGCCTGCCACGCCGACATCACCAGTCCGTACGCGCGCTACTGCACCCGCTGCGGCCGGAACCTGATCACTCCGGGGGGAGAAACGACATGA
- a CDS encoding tetratricopeptide repeat protein gives MRSEEQAVMRALHSRRQGAVLAYHGPAGVGKTHAAHDLLRRAGTRAHTLPATLPLADWPARLPPARALPGWAEAALRRLPDGDGALGALATLIAANAPVGVVVDDLHDATPAQASALLTLAELLGRARGVALLFTTRHTVPEGLAACAVEPLGAEATAALCAEELGPALPPEVCAWVHGRARGNPLFTLEYVRFLVRSGHLYSDGQRWHWRAPDEARLPGRIEALIDLTLERAGQHRAIMDARACVPDAPQDVWAHVANLSPEALEAGIHDLRQQGLLSGEHGTFSHPLYAEVLRAQVTPDLARTLARRALEAYRDDPLRAVAFLDAAQTPPAEAATLLERAAEEAQGRGLHAQAGALLARASDLTTPERRAVLAGQAAGLLQGSDLPRALELATLALREPTLAAQMLPLAATLSARTGGRAALDTLLDVQPPGVMVEGARILALQNIGDHTGALTRWEALNAAGQAAASVAVRSAVAMALLGTGRRHDAARELSALLAGPLSEPERQRLLGVQVMLLFHQGEYRAAADQAAETARAMQGTGNEVGASALWHNRAAFLRMLGELEEAMDSVRRALDARRRLGDARGTASSLGMLAELHLERGELDRAEDALSEAQGSLTYLDGAHFLLNNLGMLTSLYTLSDAPLSGELALHHARRALRLAGELDNPRLLVETLADASRAYARAGQGARALELAEQAQQRAATLSADPRTLSRNGVARGLALDALGRREEALAALEAAEATAREHLGDYEANRVALESARLQGDRGRLETLARQFEERGQGLGALLARRALGSPLAPAGEVRLRVLGPLELDGVAVRGELRRALLLRLLEARLQGRAEVTRLDLADDLYPGRPEAQALGALKQGVAALRAAAGHAVILTTPGGYALGEVPSDAAAFLARPALGLWRGPLPPETGEALREALHAALLREARAALDDDPAASARAARLVWEEDTLDEAALALTLEGLRRSGNHRSLSRLYSAAREQLAAVGVALPERWQEYLGAQTA, from the coding sequence ATGCGCAGTGAGGAACAGGCGGTCATGCGGGCCCTGCACAGCCGCCGACAGGGGGCCGTCCTCGCGTACCACGGCCCGGCCGGGGTCGGCAAGACCCACGCCGCACACGACCTGCTGCGACGCGCAGGGACGCGCGCGCATACCCTGCCGGCCACCCTGCCGCTGGCCGACTGGCCCGCCCGGCTGCCCCCGGCCCGTGCGCTGCCCGGCTGGGCCGAAGCGGCGCTGCGCAGGCTGCCGGACGGAGATGGCGCGCTGGGTGCGCTGGCCACGCTGATCGCCGCGAACGCGCCGGTGGGCGTGGTCGTGGACGACCTGCACGACGCGACGCCCGCGCAGGCGTCGGCGCTGCTGACCCTGGCGGAACTGCTGGGCCGCGCCCGGGGCGTGGCCCTGCTGTTCACGACCCGCCACACCGTGCCGGAGGGCCTGGCAGCCTGCGCGGTCGAGCCGCTCGGCGCGGAGGCCACCGCCGCCCTGTGTGCCGAGGAACTCGGCCCGGCCCTGCCGCCGGAGGTGTGCGCGTGGGTGCACGGGCGGGCGCGCGGAAACCCGCTGTTCACGCTGGAATACGTGCGGTTCCTGGTGCGCAGCGGGCATCTGTACAGCGACGGGCAGCGCTGGCACTGGCGCGCGCCGGACGAGGCCCGCCTGCCCGGCCGGATCGAGGCGCTGATCGACCTGACGCTGGAACGCGCCGGGCAGCACAGGGCCATCATGGACGCGCGGGCGTGCGTGCCGGACGCGCCGCAGGACGTGTGGGCGCACGTGGCGAATCTGAGCCCGGAGGCGCTGGAGGCGGGCATTCATGACCTGCGGCAGCAGGGCCTCCTCAGTGGTGAGCATGGAACGTTCAGCCACCCGCTGTACGCGGAGGTGCTGCGTGCCCAGGTCACGCCGGATCTGGCGCGCACCCTGGCCCGCCGGGCACTGGAGGCCTACCGGGACGACCCGCTGCGGGCCGTGGCCTTCCTGGACGCCGCGCAGACGCCACCCGCCGAGGCGGCCACGCTGCTGGAACGCGCGGCCGAGGAGGCCCAGGGGCGTGGCCTGCACGCCCAGGCAGGCGCACTGCTGGCCCGCGCCAGCGACCTGACCACACCGGAACGCCGGGCGGTGCTGGCCGGGCAGGCAGCTGGCCTGCTGCAGGGCAGTGACCTCCCGCGCGCGCTGGAACTCGCGACCCTCGCCCTGCGGGAGCCCACGCTAGCCGCGCAGATGCTGCCGCTGGCCGCCACCCTGAGCGCCAGGACGGGGGGCCGCGCGGCCCTGGACACGTTGCTGGACGTCCAGCCGCCCGGCGTAATGGTGGAGGGCGCGAGGATTCTGGCCCTCCAGAACATCGGGGATCACACGGGCGCCCTGACCCGCTGGGAGGCCCTGAACGCCGCCGGGCAGGCCGCCGCGAGCGTCGCGGTACGGAGCGCGGTGGCCATGGCCCTGCTCGGCACCGGCCGTCGGCACGACGCCGCGCGGGAACTGAGCGCCCTGCTGGCCGGCCCGCTGAGCGAACCGGAGCGGCAGCGGCTGCTGGGCGTGCAGGTCATGCTGCTGTTCCACCAGGGCGAGTACCGCGCCGCCGCCGATCAGGCGGCCGAGACAGCGCGGGCCATGCAGGGAACCGGCAACGAGGTGGGGGCGAGCGCGCTGTGGCACAACCGCGCGGCCTTCCTGCGCATGCTGGGCGAACTGGAGGAGGCGATGGACAGCGTGCGCCGCGCCCTGGACGCCCGCCGCCGCCTGGGCGACGCGCGCGGTACCGCCAGCAGCCTGGGCATGCTGGCCGAGCTGCACCTCGAACGCGGTGAACTCGACCGGGCCGAGGACGCGCTGAGCGAGGCGCAGGGCAGCCTGACATACCTGGACGGCGCGCACTTCCTGCTGAACAACCTGGGCATGCTGACTTCGCTGTACACGCTGAGCGACGCGCCGCTCTCCGGGGAACTCGCGCTGCACCACGCCCGGCGGGCCCTGCGGCTGGCAGGCGAGCTGGACAATCCGCGCCTGCTGGTCGAGACGCTCGCGGACGCCAGCCGCGCCTACGCCCGCGCCGGACAGGGAGCGCGCGCCCTGGAGCTGGCCGAGCAGGCCCAGCAGCGGGCCGCGACCCTGAGTGCCGATCCCCGCACGCTGAGCCGCAACGGCGTGGCCAGGGGGCTGGCCCTGGACGCCCTGGGCCGCCGAGAGGAGGCCCTGGCCGCGCTGGAGGCCGCCGAGGCCACGGCGCGCGAGCACCTGGGAGACTACGAAGCGAACCGCGTCGCGCTGGAGAGCGCGCGGCTGCAAGGAGATCGGGGACGGCTGGAGACCCTGGCGCGGCAGTTCGAGGAGCGCGGTCAGGGACTGGGGGCGCTGCTGGCCCGCCGCGCCCTGGGCAGTCCCCTGGCCCCGGCGGGCGAGGTGCGCCTGCGGGTGCTGGGGCCGCTGGAACTGGACGGTGTGGCCGTTCGCGGCGAGCTGCGCCGGGCCCTGCTGCTGCGGCTGCTGGAGGCCCGCCTGCAGGGCCGCGCCGAGGTCACCCGGCTGGACCTGGCCGACGACCTGTACCCGGGGCGGCCGGAGGCGCAGGCGCTGGGCGCGCTGAAGCAGGGCGTGGCCGCGCTGCGGGCGGCGGCGGGCCACGCGGTGATCCTGACCACACCGGGCGGCTATGCCCTGGGCGAGGTGCCCAGCGACGCGGCGGCCTTCCTGGCCCGGCCGGCCCTGGGCCTGTGGCGCGGCCCGCTGCCCCCGGAGACCGGTGAGGCGCTGAGGGAGGCGCTGCACGCTGCCCTGCTGCGGGAAGCCCGCGCAGCCCTGGACGACGATCCGGCTGCCAGTGCCCGCGCCGCCCGCCTGGTGTGGGAGGAAGACACCCTGGACGAGGCAGCGCTGGCCCTGACGCTGGAGGGCCTGCGCCGCAGCGGCAACCACCGCAGCCTGTCGCGGCTGTACAGCGCGGCGCGCGAGCAGCTGGCCGCGGTGGGCGTGGCCCTGCCGGAACGCTGGCAGGAGTACCTGGGCGCCCAAACGGCCTGA
- a CDS encoding MBL fold metallo-hydrolase RNA specificity domain-containing protein: MHMKSFGAALTVTGSMHLLTLGGSKQVLIDCGLFQGGDEMEARNREPFDFDVRGLDGVILTHAHLDHVGRLPLLVKGGYQGPIHCTAPTAALAETVLLDSARLQEDGYRMDLRHARRQGREHEILPPLYEEADVHRTLALLRPDLDFGQTTSVAGLQVTPQRAGHILGSAYLVIESSEGRLIMSGDLGNRESGLQIDFTPPPEADAVVIETTYANRSHRPWNETLTEFRDALRAAVRANGKILIPTFAIERAQVILYTLKHLMDAGEVPRIPVFLDSPMATRATNEYFEFGDELIPPVRDALRAGEDPFRPSTLHVVPTSAESQRLNRYDGPAIIMAGNGMMTGGRIQHHLKHHLWKPSTTLIIVSYQSPSSLGGRIVTGADHVRIMGEDIAVQAHVHTIGGFSAHADQDDLLAFLGTTGTPHVWLVHGEPEVMDAFVPVLAQRGLKGDLVPDRQEVDLLGSGFTQGRPPGLVLDGTVDAARAEGGE; this comes from the coding sequence ATGCACATGAAGAGCTTCGGCGCGGCCCTGACGGTCACGGGCAGCATGCACCTGCTCACGCTGGGCGGCAGCAAGCAGGTGCTGATCGACTGCGGGCTGTTCCAGGGCGGCGATGAGATGGAGGCCCGCAACCGCGAGCCCTTTGATTTCGACGTGCGCGGCCTGGACGGCGTGATCCTCACGCACGCGCACCTGGACCACGTGGGGCGGCTGCCGCTGCTCGTGAAGGGTGGTTACCAGGGGCCCATCCACTGCACCGCGCCCACCGCCGCCCTGGCCGAGACGGTGCTGCTCGACTCCGCGAGGTTGCAGGAGGACGGCTACCGCATGGATCTGCGCCACGCCCGCCGTCAGGGCCGTGAACACGAGATTCTGCCCCCCCTGTACGAGGAAGCGGACGTGCACCGCACCCTGGCCCTGCTGCGCCCGGACCTGGACTTCGGGCAGACCACGAGCGTGGCGGGCCTCCAGGTCACGCCGCAGCGGGCCGGGCATATTCTGGGCAGCGCGTACCTGGTGATCGAGAGCAGTGAGGGCCGCCTGATCATGTCGGGCGACCTCGGAAACCGCGAGAGTGGGTTGCAGATCGACTTCACGCCGCCCCCCGAGGCGGACGCGGTGGTCATCGAGACGACCTACGCCAACCGCAGCCACCGTCCGTGGAACGAGACCCTGACCGAGTTCCGGGACGCGCTGCGCGCCGCCGTGCGTGCCAACGGCAAGATCCTGATTCCCACTTTCGCCATCGAGCGCGCCCAGGTGATCCTGTACACCCTCAAGCACCTGATGGACGCCGGCGAGGTGCCGCGCATCCCGGTGTTCCTCGATTCCCCCATGGCGACCCGCGCCACCAACGAGTACTTCGAGTTCGGCGACGAACTCATCCCCCCCGTACGAGACGCCCTGCGCGCCGGCGAGGACCCTTTCCGGCCCAGCACGCTGCACGTGGTGCCCACCAGCGCCGAGTCGCAGCGCCTGAACCGCTACGATGGCCCCGCGATCATCATGGCGGGCAACGGCATGATGACCGGCGGACGCATCCAGCATCACCTCAAGCATCACCTCTGGAAGCCCAGCACCACCCTGATCATCGTGTCGTACCAGTCGCCCAGTTCGCTGGGGGGCCGGATCGTGACCGGCGCGGATCACGTGCGGATCATGGGCGAGGACATCGCCGTGCAGGCCCATGTGCACACCATCGGCGGCTTCAGCGCGCACGCGGATCAGGACGACCTGCTGGCCTTCCTGGGTACCACCGGCACCCCGCACGTGTGGCTGGTACACGGCGAGCCAGAGGTGATGGACGCCTTCGTGCCTGTGCTGGCACAGCGCGGCCTCAAGGGTGACCTCGTTCCGGATCGCCAGGAGGTCGACCTGCTGGGCAGCGGGTTCACGCAGGGCCGCCCGCCCGGCCTGGTGCTGGACGGCACGGTCGACGCCGCGAGGGCCGAGGGCGGCGAATAG